A stretch of Triticum aestivum cultivar Chinese Spring chromosome 1D, IWGSC CS RefSeq v2.1, whole genome shotgun sequence DNA encodes these proteins:
- the LOC123182333 gene encoding RING-H2 finger protein ATL66-like, with translation MAAQEGAAGTANQVARVRYGDVDDSNFALRGRAVPLLAGLLALLVAFVAVCLYLRWACGRRRARRDADREASSSSAAASPVPGLDADAINGLPVTLYSPPASSPARSPSRQKGDGGDEEQAAAAVECSICISALVPGDKVKALPPCGHCFHPECVDAWLRSQPSCPLCRTLLLPAAAVAKRVDVVNGGHPPV, from the coding sequence ATGGCCGCGCAGGAGGGCGCCGCGGGGACGGCGAACCAGGTGGCGAGGGTGCGGTACGGCGACGTCGACGACAGCAACTTCGCGCTGCGCGGCCGCGCCGTGCCGCTGCTGGCCGGCCTGCtcgccctcctcgtcgccttcgtcgccgtctgcctctacCTCCGCTGGGCGtgcggccgccgccgcgcccgccgcgaCGCCGACCGCGAGGCCTCGTCCTCGTCCGCcgcggcctcgcccgtgcccgGCCTCGACGCCGACGCCATCAATGGGCTGCCCGTCACGCTCTACAgcccgcccgcctcctcgccggcgcgcTCCCCTTCTCGGCAGAAGGGCGACGGTGGAGACGaggagcaggcggcggcggctgtggagTGCTCGATCTGCATCAGCGCGCTGGTGCCCGGGGACAAGGTGAAGGCGCTCCCTCCCTGCGGCCACTGCTTCCACCCGGAGTGCGTCGACGCCTGGCTCCGCTCCCAGCCCAGCTGCCCGCTCTGCCGcaccctcctcctccccgccgccgccgtcgccaaacGTGTCGACGTTGTCAACGGAGGCCACCCGCCGGTGTGA
- the LOC123170894 gene encoding mitogen-activated protein kinase kinase 5-like, translating into MVRLRATSRCYAGDIAILRTAEHPVVVHYHGMYERGGELQILLEYMDAGDIWSFGLSILEFYLGRHGDWATLMVVMSSPAAVAPAPARAAARHPAAAPRARRLPVAAAVVGRLALVGLPAGGACPCPAPAAVDAVCHE; encoded by the coding sequence ATGGTGCGGCTGCGGGCCACGTCCCGCTGCTACGCCGGCGACATCGCCATCCTGCGCACCGCCGAGCACCCTGTCGTGGTGCACTACCACGGCATGTACGAGCGCGGAGGCGAGCTGCAGATCCTGCTCGAGTACATGGACGCCGGCGACATCTGGAGCTTCGGCCTCAGCATCCTCGAGTTCTACCTCGGCCGGCACGGCGACTGGGCCACACTCATGGTCGTGATGTCGTCGCCGGCAGCCGTTGCGCCCGCGCCCGCGCGCGCCGCTGCTCGCCACCCTGCCGCTGCCCCGCGTGCTCGCCGTCTGCCAGTCGCGGCTGCCGTGGTCGGGAGGCTGGCGCTGGTTGGCCTGCCGGCAGGGGGGGCGTGCCCATGCCCTGCTCCGGCGGCCGTCGACGCGGTGTGCCATGAATAG
- the LOC542799 gene encoding UPF0098 protein CPn_0877/CP_0992/CPj0877/CpB0906 — protein MAQESLRLVCPPVSAHEGRLPRQYTLEGQGAKKDISPPLEWYGVPDGTRSLAVVVQDVDADERVPWTHWVVVNISPEEKGLPEGFSGAGGNANAGGGDGGVQEGVNDWKQPGWRGPVPDSHGHRIQFRLYALDDVLSLGNKVTVDKVMEAIEGHVLGEAEITAVF, from the exons ATGGCGCAGGAGAGCCTGAGGCTGGTGTGCCCGCCGGTGTCGGCGCACGAGGGGCGGCTGCCGCGGCAGTACACGCTGGAGGGGCAGGGCGCGAAGAAGGACATCTCGCCGCCGCTGGAGTGGTACGGGGTGCCCGACGGCACGCGGTCGCTGGCGGTGGTGGTGCAGGACGTCGACGCGGACGAGCGGGTGCCGTGGACGCACTGGGTGGTCGTCAACATCTCGCCCGAGGAGAAGGGGCTGCCCGAGGGCTTCTCCGGCGCCGGGGGCAACGCcaacgccggcggcggcgacggcggcgtccagGAGGGGGTCAACGACTGGAAGCAGCCCGGGTGGCGCGGCCCCGTCCCGGACTCCCACGGCCACCGCATCCAGTTCCGGCTCTACGCGCTCGACGACGTGCTCAGCCTCGGCAACAAG GTGACTGTGGACAAGGTCATGGAGGCCATCGAGGGGCACGTGCTGGGGGAGGCCGAGATCACGGCCGTGTTCTAA